The following proteins come from a genomic window of Paenibacillus spongiae:
- a CDS encoding YqeG family HAD IIIA-type phosphatase, with amino-acid sequence MAIFRPSQIVRSIYDIDGDALQRAGIKGIILDWTNTLIPKNSEFSSDLMMKWLKDFKSRYAIKLIIVSNSKPPAQGNELVNEIPAMFEASKPKKKAFMSALDILGTQKNETAVIGNGIITDLWGGNRLGMYTIFVSPSWTKPRFVGSIKRLVVKVLRV; translated from the coding sequence ATGGCTATTTTCAGGCCTTCCCAGATTGTGCGATCCATTTATGACATAGACGGAGACGCGCTGCAGCGGGCAGGAATTAAAGGAATAATATTAGACTGGACTAATACATTAATTCCGAAGAATTCTGAGTTTTCATCGGATTTGATGATGAAATGGCTAAAAGACTTTAAGTCCCGATATGCGATTAAGCTGATTATCGTCTCGAATAGTAAACCTCCTGCGCAAGGAAACGAGCTGGTTAATGAGATTCCGGCTATGTTCGAAGCGAGTAAACCGAAGAAAAAAGCATTTATGTCTGCTCTGGATATACTCGGCACCCAAAAGAATGAGACAGCGGTTATTGGCAATGGAATTATTACTGATTTATGGGGGGGAAATCGACTAGGAATGTATACGATTTTCGTTTCTCCTTCATGGACAAAACCTCGGTTTGTAGGCTCAATAAAAAGGTTAGTGGTAAAAGTACTTCGAGTGTAA
- a CDS encoding beta-L-arabinofuranosidase domain-containing protein, with the protein MIEAAIAHYYSTNSKRFLNIMKRFADCIDSAFKLNVNEYYSTPGDQELELALVRLWQATGEERYLELSKHFVDRRWNNALYRPNGSNYTIVTITTIPYFAYANREAGDMAVWLKKEFALS; encoded by the coding sequence GTGATCGAAGCGGCAATTGCCCACTACTATTCAACGAATAGTAAGCGCTTTCTAAATATAATGAAACGGTTCGCGGATTGCATAGACTCGGCTTTCAAGCTTAACGTGAACGAATATTATTCCACTCCAGGGGACCAAGAGCTTGAGCTGGCGCTTGTTCGCCTCTGGCAGGCTACCGGAGAAGAGCGGTATCTGGAGCTCTCCAAGCACTTTGTAGATCGCCGCTGGAACAATGCGCTTTATCGTCCTAACGGCTCGAATTATACAATCGTTACGATCACGACTATTCCCTATTTTGCCTATGCAAACCGGGAAGCGGGCGATATGGCGGTGTGGCTAAAGAAGGAATTCGCGCTGTCTTGA
- a CDS encoding VanZ family protein, with product MLQSYLFPISFAFLTFPIAALFFTLPFLIVQYRKHGYINKYRAILLYLFLLYMMNAFYLVILPLPATIHNKPLHVSSYMQLIPFHFIQDIIRETSVEIDRPATYIRLLKERAFLQVMFNVLLLVPFGIFLRYYFRVNWVKCLFASLGLSLFFEITQVTGIFGIYDYLYRFFDVDDLLTNTAGGMAGYIASEWLSRHLPRVDKLDENLDLTKKRVSYTRRALAFLIDWLILMPILIVLVLLDAPYPYVTITVIYFIGITYATNGLTAGKWVVRIRLKGSGERIKLSELVIRYGLLYLLAGVMNVFYIWAGINQLPALFLIAYTLGLFGFNLLCAIHLLRCVFNLKRHLFYEAKSGTSHVIS from the coding sequence ATGCTTCAATCTTATTTATTTCCGATTTCATTCGCGTTCCTGACTTTTCCGATAGCGGCCTTATTCTTTACATTGCCTTTCTTGATCGTTCAATACCGTAAGCATGGGTACATTAATAAGTATCGGGCTATACTGCTTTATTTGTTTCTATTATATATGATGAATGCTTTCTATCTTGTGATTCTTCCGCTTCCGGCAACGATTCACAACAAGCCTCTCCATGTTTCGTCCTATATGCAGCTGATACCGTTTCATTTCATTCAGGATATTATACGGGAAACCAGCGTTGAGATCGATCGTCCCGCTACATATATTCGGTTGCTTAAAGAACGGGCCTTCCTGCAAGTCATGTTCAACGTGCTGCTCCTGGTACCGTTCGGTATCTTCTTGCGTTATTACTTTCGGGTAAATTGGGTCAAATGTCTCTTTGCTTCGCTCGGCTTGTCGCTTTTCTTTGAAATTACGCAGGTGACGGGCATTTTTGGCATATATGATTATCTGTATCGATTTTTCGACGTGGATGATCTATTAACCAATACGGCAGGCGGCATGGCCGGTTATATCGCAAGCGAATGGCTTTCCAGACATCTGCCCCGCGTAGACAAACTGGACGAGAATTTGGATTTAACGAAGAAGCGGGTATCTTATACTCGCCGGGCATTGGCTTTTCTGATCGACTGGCTTATCTTAATGCCGATTCTTATCGTGCTTGTATTACTTGACGCTCCTTACCCTTATGTAACGATTACCGTCATCTACTTCATCGGGATCACGTATGCAACCAATGGTCTCACGGCCGGCAAATGGGTCGTCCGTATACGGTTAAAGGGAAGCGGTGAACGCATCAAATTAAGCGAGCTCGTCATACGATATGGACTTCTTTATCTTCTTGCGGGGGTAATGAACGTTTTCTATATCTGGGCAGGGATCAATCAACTTCCGGCCCTTTTCCTGATCGCGTATACGTTAGGCTTGTTCGGATTTAACCTACTCTGTGCCATTCATCTGCTTCGTTGTGTATTCAATCTCAAGCGGCATTTGTTTTACGAAGCGAAGAGCGGGACATCTCATGTGATTAGCTGA
- the cyoE gene encoding heme o synthase, translated as MSALKGNHMDAGYTLQPVSFSRLLLDTIKVGIIKSNLIAMFAGICMALYVTGTPLFGKIADIVLAFIGAALVIGSAGAFNNLYDRDIDILMERTKRRPTVTGQIDTVKGLIIGCIMSVAGLVSLYAASPLAALFGFLGLFLYVVPYTMWTKRRTVYNTEVGSLSGATPPLIGWAVITSDLSHTGIAALFTLMVLWQMPHFYGIAVRRYDEYKAAKVPMLPVVKGMKRTYVQTNVYLVALFMSSGLFWSFSPFVAITAALLSITWILLSLIGYRRMEATAWAKSMFIYSLNHITILLMIIICYSLIKPLF; from the coding sequence ATGAGCGCATTGAAAGGAAACCATATGGATGCGGGCTATACCCTTCAGCCCGTTTCGTTCTCCAGATTGCTGCTGGATACGATAAAAGTTGGCATTATAAAATCGAATTTGATCGCCATGTTTGCTGGAATTTGCATGGCGTTATACGTGACGGGTACGCCGTTATTCGGCAAGATTGCCGATATTGTTCTTGCCTTCATAGGCGCAGCGCTTGTGATCGGGTCTGCTGGCGCATTTAACAATCTGTATGATCGGGACATTGACATTCTCATGGAAAGGACGAAGCGCCGCCCGACTGTGACAGGCCAGATCGATACGGTGAAAGGTCTGATCATCGGTTGCATAATGTCAGTGGCAGGGCTGGTTTCTCTGTATGCCGCATCGCCGCTTGCGGCGCTGTTCGGCTTTCTCGGGTTGTTTCTATACGTCGTGCCGTATACGATGTGGACAAAGCGAAGAACCGTCTACAATACGGAGGTCGGCAGCCTCTCGGGGGCGACTCCGCCGCTGATCGGGTGGGCCGTCATTACTTCCGATTTATCGCATACCGGCATCGCCGCACTGTTTACTTTGATGGTATTATGGCAAATGCCCCATTTCTACGGGATTGCCGTTCGCCGTTATGACGAATATAAGGCTGCCAAAGTTCCGATGTTACCTGTCGTCAAAGGCATGAAACGGACCTATGTACAGACAAACGTTTATCTTGTGGCTCTGTTTATGTCGAGCGGCCTCTTCTGGTCTTTTAGTCCGTTTGTCGCAATCACGGCAGCCCTACTCAGCATAACCTGGATACTGCTCAGCCTGATTGGCTACCGCCGTATGGAAGCGACGGCGTGGGCGAAATCGATGTTTATCTACTCACTCAATCACATTACCATCCTGCTCATGATTATTATTTGTTATTCGCTAATCAAGCCGTTGTTCTGA
- a CDS encoding YkvA family protein, with protein sequence MIDKIKTWAKQLKRKVFVLYFAYKDNRTPWYAKLFAICVVAYAFSPVDLIPDFIPILGYLDDVILVPLGVTLALKLIPKMVIQDCTVKAEERIKHGKPKNWLVGSLIIIVWIVAVLWISIATYRYWLN encoded by the coding sequence ATGATTGATAAAATAAAGACGTGGGCTAAGCAGCTAAAAAGAAAGGTCTTTGTACTTTATTTTGCATACAAGGATAACCGCACTCCTTGGTATGCAAAATTATTTGCCATATGTGTTGTTGCCTATGCCTTTAGCCCAGTTGATTTGATTCCAGATTTTATTCCCATACTAGGCTATCTAGACGATGTGATATTAGTTCCTCTTGGTGTTACGCTTGCATTGAAATTGATACCTAAAATGGTGATCCAGGATTGCACAGTAAAAGCAGAGGAACGAATAAAGCATGGAAAACCGAAAAATTGGCTTGTAGGAAGTTTAATTATTATAGTGTGGATAGTAGCCGTATTGTGGATTTCTATTGCCACATATCGGTATTGGTTGAACTAA
- a CDS encoding LacI family DNA-binding transcriptional regulator → MDGKQEIRRKSGIKEIADLTGFSPTTVSLVLNNKGTFSDQTKQTIHQAFAELNYDRAVSEGRQFIRLLIEESSSSLQSYPYNSEIIQAVESECRRLGYEIILTFVRETPDPVAWLENVSGLILVGGGLITDELVEELRQSGLPLVLVDNYSHRGDVLSVHSDHYGAGYMATEYLIGQGHERIGFIGGPAKYKPLVNRYAGYCAALMAHGLPFVPEYVAFPGDRKYIKGYDEMKSLIALPERPGGVFAVSDKSAFGALQALRDMALEPGRDVQLIGCDNIQGQQEIFGQIPTVHVPRVEVGVMAVRFLIEAMKGNLLQGKIVIPGKLILPSGQ, encoded by the coding sequence ATGGACGGTAAACAGGAAATCAGAAGAAAATCAGGCATCAAAGAAATTGCCGACCTGACCGGATTCTCCCCGACTACCGTGTCGCTGGTATTGAACAACAAAGGAACATTCTCCGATCAAACAAAACAAACGATCCATCAGGCATTCGCGGAACTGAATTACGATCGGGCCGTCTCCGAGGGCCGCCAGTTCATCAGGCTGTTGATCGAGGAGTCTTCCTCAAGCTTGCAATCCTATCCGTATAACAGCGAGATCATCCAAGCCGTCGAGAGCGAATGCCGGCGGCTCGGTTATGAAATCATCCTGACGTTCGTAAGAGAGACGCCCGATCCGGTCGCTTGGCTGGAGAATGTCAGCGGCTTGATCTTGGTCGGCGGCGGCTTGATTACGGATGAGCTTGTCGAAGAGCTGAGACAATCCGGATTGCCGCTTGTGTTGGTCGATAACTACTCGCACCGGGGAGATGTATTGTCCGTTCATTCGGATCATTATGGTGCGGGTTATATGGCGACGGAATATTTAATCGGTCAGGGGCACGAACGAATCGGCTTTATCGGCGGGCCGGCCAAATACAAGCCGCTGGTCAACCGCTACGCAGGCTACTGTGCGGCTCTGATGGCTCACGGACTGCCGTTTGTTCCGGAATACGTCGCTTTCCCCGGCGACCGCAAGTACATCAAGGGCTATGACGAAATGAAATCGTTGATAGCATTGCCCGAACGGCCGGGCGGCGTCTTCGCGGTCAGCGATAAATCCGCCTTCGGTGCTCTGCAGGCGCTCCGGGACATGGCCCTTGAACCCGGGCGCGACGTCCAGTTGATCGGCTGCGACAACATTCAGGGCCAGCAGGAGATTTTCGGTCAAATTCCAACCGTGCATGTGCCGCGCGTTGAAGTTGGCGTGATGGCGGTCCGCTTTCTGATCGAGGCGATGAAAGGGAATCTGCTCCAGGGGAAGATCGTTATCCCTGGGAAACTGATACTGCCCAGCGGCCAATGA
- a CDS encoding GNAT family N-acetyltransferase: MDALEYRITDEWDQARWNGAERIYEQAFPLDGKKSRDIIRRMFEKGMCQLHTIVQGSETIGMALTGVDHQASALLIDYLAVRQDVRGSGYGRLLLDRIKQWARTIAGCKGIIVEVESEPTEENSRRIHFWETNGFQLTAYVHQYIWVPEPYQAMYVNFDETNRLPEDGKILFRSITRFHEKAYRRM, from the coding sequence TTGGACGCATTGGAGTACCGCATCACCGATGAGTGGGATCAAGCCCGTTGGAACGGAGCGGAACGAATCTACGAGCAAGCATTTCCCCTTGACGGCAAGAAAAGCCGCGACATTATTCGCCGCATGTTCGAAAAGGGCATGTGCCAGCTGCACACAATCGTTCAAGGCTCGGAAACCATTGGGATGGCGTTAACAGGAGTAGATCATCAAGCTAGCGCTTTGCTAATCGATTATTTAGCCGTTCGTCAGGATGTACGCGGAAGCGGATACGGCCGATTATTGCTGGATCGTATCAAGCAATGGGCGCGCACGATTGCGGGCTGCAAAGGGATCATCGTCGAAGTCGAATCCGAACCAACGGAAGAAAACAGCCGGCGAATCCATTTCTGGGAAACAAACGGCTTCCAGCTTACTGCTTATGTCCATCAGTACATTTGGGTGCCTGAGCCCTATCAGGCGATGTATGTAAACTTCGATGAGACTAATCGGTTGCCGGAGGATGGGAAGATACTGTTTCGCAGCATTACTCGATTTCATGAAAAGGCGTATCGTCGTATGTAG
- a CDS encoding DUF817 domain-containing protein → MSCIFPVAIFGTLALSSVIEVPFIHRYDAILLILLGVQYLMYRSGLETRDEIKVICVFHLIGLLLELYKVRMGSWSYPELGYTKLLGVPLYSGFMYASVASYMCQIWRRLRMDMTGWPGLTTAALLGGAIYFNFFTHHFIPDFRWWLTALVFIVFRKTWIIYRVRTITYRMPLSLAFIIVGFFIWLAENIATFFDAWKYPDQHQTWQLVSFSKISSWFLLVIISVIIVAQLKYVKASRTTNNS, encoded by the coding sequence ATGAGCTGCATATTTCCTGTTGCAATCTTTGGAACTTTAGCTCTCTCCAGCGTAATCGAGGTACCTTTCATTCATCGGTATGATGCCATTCTGCTTATCCTTCTTGGCGTGCAATACCTCATGTACCGCAGCGGATTAGAGACACGCGATGAAATCAAAGTTATTTGCGTATTTCACCTCATCGGTTTGTTGCTGGAGTTATATAAGGTAAGAATGGGATCATGGTCATACCCTGAGCTTGGGTATACGAAGCTGCTCGGTGTACCGCTCTATAGCGGATTTATGTATGCGAGTGTAGCCAGCTATATGTGTCAGATCTGGCGGAGACTGCGGATGGACATGACCGGCTGGCCTGGGCTTACGACCGCAGCGCTGCTAGGAGGAGCCATCTATTTCAACTTTTTCACCCATCATTTTATTCCTGATTTTCGTTGGTGGCTGACGGCGCTTGTATTTATTGTCTTCCGGAAAACATGGATCATATATCGGGTACGGACCATAACATATCGAATGCCATTATCGCTCGCTTTTATCATTGTAGGTTTTTTCATCTGGTTAGCCGAAAATATAGCCACATTTTTTGATGCTTGGAAATACCCTGACCAGCACCAAACCTGGCAGCTGGTTAGTTTCAGTAAGATCAGCTCGTGGTTTCTTCTGGTAATCATTAGCGTCATCATCGTTGCACAGCTTAAATACGTTAAGGCTAGTCGAACAACGAACAATTCATAG
- a CDS encoding DUF2975 domain-containing protein, whose protein sequence is MERGTTLFLKAAVILIGIPVLALCIFVVPEIANFASELYPDHSYLKYLVLIDLYATAVPFYFALYQAFKLLGYIDKDKAFSELSVRVLKNIKYCAITISGLYVAGMPLFYLIAEKDDAPGIIVIGMVVIFASLVIAVFAAVLQRLLKEAIDIKSENDLTV, encoded by the coding sequence ATGGAACGAGGAACAACACTCTTTTTAAAGGCGGCCGTTATTCTTATCGGAATTCCAGTTCTTGCTTTGTGCATATTTGTGGTGCCAGAGATAGCGAATTTTGCCTCGGAATTGTATCCGGACCATAGTTATTTGAAATATCTTGTTTTAATCGATTTGTATGCAACGGCGGTTCCGTTTTACTTTGCCCTGTATCAAGCATTTAAACTTTTAGGCTATATTGACAAGGACAAAGCTTTCTCGGAATTATCGGTACGGGTTTTAAAGAATATAAAATACTGTGCCATTACAATCAGTGGCTTGTATGTGGCAGGCATGCCGCTCTTCTATCTTATAGCGGAGAAAGACGATGCCCCAGGTATCATAGTCATCGGAATGGTCGTGATTTTTGCCTCCTTGGTGATTGCCGTGTTTGCCGCTGTTCTCCAAAGGCTTTTAAAAGAGGCTATCGATATAAAATCAGAAAATGATTTGACGGTCTGA
- a CDS encoding helix-turn-helix domain-containing protein: protein MAIIINIDVMLAKRKMSVTELAERVGITMANLSILKNGKAKAIRLSTLEAICKALECQPGDILEYKSDEDSIIIG from the coding sequence ATGGCGATTATAATCAATATTGACGTGATGCTGGCTAAAAGGAAAATGAGCGTAACAGAACTTGCGGAGAGGGTTGGAATAACGATGGCCAATCTTTCCATATTGAAAAATGGAAAGGCAAAAGCGATTCGATTATCCACTTTAGAGGCGATTTGTAAGGCTTTAGAATGTCAGCCTGGAGATATTTTAGAATACAAAAGTGACGAAGACAGCATCATTATCGGTTAA
- a CDS encoding non-lysosomal glucosylceramidase produces MNRMYNTVYEGDHGSRITYPLGGIGSGMIGLEGTGALSHISLRHHPNMLHEPMVFSAVCIKHAEGNIARVLEGPVPTWKVFTGTDPGNGLGGKHYGLPRFASSKFHARFPFGTVELLDSELPLDVSITGWSPFIPLHADDSSLPAAGLEFTFANKTGERLEIVYSFNASHFMKAADNAGHRVLRTENGFVLDQPAIDGKPWAQGGFSAATDQPQTIVNCAWFRGGWFDPLTMVWNTIESGECPEKPPVTEGMPSPGASLYVPLTLEPGERKTIRLLLSWYVPESDLTAGVPAAAPGELGDAAGHTGIGYYKPWYAKQFGGLAAVAGYWSEQYDRLRAESRTFSDCFYDTTLPEEIKEAISANLSILKSPTVLRQSDGRLWGWEGCHDDRGACHGSCSHVWNYAQALPHLFPELERGLRLTEFGECQDERGHQNFRAPLPIQPADHLFHAASDGQLGSIMKAYREWRVSGDTEWLKQLWPKVEQNLHYCTETWDPDRIGILVEPHHNTYDIEFWGPDGMCSSIYLGALKAASIMAEAMGEAANAGEYDALYRKGRHYMESELFNGEYFDQKIVWTGLRAPSPFELQSFQSHYSPEAVELMQEQGPKYQYGKGCLSDGVIGAWLAEMCGLGDILDREKVRSHLLSVYKYNLKRDLSKHANPQRPGYALGSDGGLLLCTWPKGGKLALPFVYSNEVWTGIEYQVASHLLALGCIEEGLEIVRVCRDRYDGRKRNPFNEYEWGHWYARAMASYALIQGWSGIRYDACDRTLFISKSSAGKGDYSSFLSTGGGYGTAGIKDGKPFVHCVSGEIPVERIEWV; encoded by the coding sequence ATGAACCGTATGTATAATACCGTCTACGAAGGGGATCACGGCTCGCGCATCACCTATCCGCTCGGCGGCATCGGCTCTGGCATGATCGGCCTGGAAGGAACAGGCGCCCTGTCCCACATCTCGCTTCGCCATCACCCCAACATGCTGCATGAACCGATGGTCTTCTCCGCCGTTTGCATCAAGCACGCCGAAGGCAATATCGCCCGTGTGCTCGAAGGACCGGTACCGACCTGGAAAGTGTTCACCGGCACGGATCCCGGCAACGGCCTAGGCGGCAAGCATTATGGACTTCCCCGGTTTGCAAGCAGCAAGTTCCACGCCCGCTTTCCGTTCGGTACGGTGGAGCTGCTCGATTCCGAGCTGCCGCTGGATGTGAGCATCACGGGCTGGAGTCCGTTCATTCCGCTGCATGCCGATGATTCCAGCCTCCCGGCTGCCGGGCTGGAGTTCACATTCGCTAACAAAACCGGGGAGCGGCTGGAGATCGTCTATTCCTTTAACGCGAGCCACTTTATGAAAGCGGCGGATAACGCCGGTCACCGGGTGCTGCGCACGGAGAACGGATTCGTCCTGGATCAGCCCGCCATCGACGGGAAGCCGTGGGCGCAGGGGGGATTCAGCGCCGCGACCGATCAGCCGCAGACGATCGTCAATTGCGCCTGGTTCCGCGGAGGGTGGTTCGACCCGCTTACGATGGTCTGGAACACGATCGAATCGGGCGAATGTCCGGAGAAACCGCCCGTAACGGAGGGAATGCCAAGCCCGGGCGCGAGTCTTTACGTGCCGCTCACGCTGGAGCCCGGCGAGCGCAAGACGATTCGGCTGCTGCTGTCCTGGTACGTTCCGGAATCGGACTTGACCGCCGGCGTTCCAGCTGCAGCTCCGGGCGAGCTGGGAGATGCTGCAGGACATACAGGAATCGGCTATTATAAGCCATGGTATGCGAAACAATTCGGCGGCCTGGCTGCCGTCGCCGGCTATTGGTCGGAGCAGTATGACCGTCTGCGCGCGGAGAGCCGCACCTTCAGCGATTGCTTCTACGATACGACGCTGCCGGAAGAAATCAAGGAAGCGATTAGCGCGAATCTGAGCATCCTGAAATCGCCGACCGTGCTCCGTCAATCCGACGGACGGTTGTGGGGCTGGGAAGGCTGCCACGACGACAGAGGCGCCTGCCACGGCAGCTGCAGCCACGTATGGAATTACGCGCAAGCCCTTCCTCATCTGTTTCCTGAACTCGAAAGAGGGCTGCGGCTTACCGAATTCGGGGAATGCCAGGATGAGCGGGGCCACCAGAACTTCAGGGCTCCGCTGCCGATCCAGCCTGCGGATCATCTGTTTCACGCCGCAAGCGACGGCCAGCTCGGAAGCATAATGAAGGCTTACCGGGAATGGCGAGTTTCCGGCGATACGGAGTGGCTGAAGCAGCTGTGGCCGAAAGTGGAGCAAAACTTGCACTATTGCACCGAGACATGGGACCCGGACCGGATCGGCATTCTTGTCGAGCCTCATCACAATACGTACGACATTGAATTCTGGGGACCTGACGGGATGTGCTCCTCGATCTACTTGGGCGCATTGAAAGCCGCATCGATCATGGCAGAAGCAATGGGCGAAGCCGCGAACGCGGGGGAATACGACGCGCTTTACCGCAAAGGCCGGCATTATATGGAGTCGGAGCTGTTTAACGGCGAATACTTCGATCAGAAAATCGTCTGGACGGGACTCAGAGCTCCTTCCCCATTCGAATTGCAGTCGTTCCAATCTCATTATTCGCCGGAAGCGGTGGAGCTGATGCAGGAGCAAGGCCCGAAGTATCAGTACGGCAAGGGCTGCCTCTCCGACGGCGTGATCGGCGCTTGGCTGGCGGAGATGTGCGGACTCGGCGACATACTCGACCGGGAGAAAGTGAGAAGCCACCTTCTAAGCGTATATAAATACAATCTGAAACGCGATTTGTCCAAGCATGCCAATCCTCAGCGTCCGGGCTATGCGCTCGGCAGCGATGGCGGGCTGCTGCTGTGCACGTGGCCGAAAGGAGGCAAGCTGGCGCTGCCTTTCGTCTACAGCAATGAAGTGTGGACCGGCATCGAATATCAGGTCGCTTCCCACTTGCTTGCGCTGGGATGCATAGAGGAAGGGCTCGAAATCGTGCGGGTCTGCCGCGACCGTTATGACGGCCGCAAGCGCAATCCTTTCAATGAATACGAATGGGGCCACTGGTACGCCCGTGCGATGGCTTCCTACGCCCTGATTCAGGGTTGGAGCGGAATCCGTTATGACGCATGCGACCGGACGTTGTTCATTTCGAAGAGCAGCGCGGGTAAAGGGGATTACAGCAGCTTCTTGAGCACTGGAGGCGGTTACGGCACAGCCGGGATAAAGGATGGAAAGCCCTTCGTCCATTGCGTCTCCGGGGAAATCCCGGTCGAGCGCATCGAATGGGTATGA